In one window of Micromonospora cathayae DNA:
- a CDS encoding peptide deformylase, producing MTAQRTGLDGWTPEALTVPGEVRPVVAAPHGVLSQAGVEVDPTADEVVRLAADLVATMRVSPGCVGLAAPQVGVGAQVFAVDVTGHPKAVTVHGTFVLCNARVVEASRWKAGREGCMSVPDLTGDVKRASRLVVEGQLPGSGRTVRLSTDGFEARALQHEIDHCAGLLFLDRVAGAHAIYQRKVYL from the coding sequence GTGACAGCGCAGCGCACCGGCCTGGACGGCTGGACACCGGAGGCGCTGACCGTCCCGGGCGAGGTACGCCCGGTGGTGGCCGCGCCGCACGGGGTGCTCAGCCAGGCCGGTGTGGAGGTCGATCCCACCGCCGACGAGGTGGTCCGGCTCGCCGCCGACCTGGTCGCCACGATGCGGGTCTCGCCGGGGTGCGTCGGGTTGGCGGCTCCGCAGGTCGGCGTGGGTGCGCAGGTCTTCGCGGTGGACGTGACCGGCCATCCGAAGGCGGTGACCGTGCACGGCACGTTCGTGCTGTGCAACGCCCGGGTGGTGGAGGCCAGCCGGTGGAAGGCGGGCCGGGAGGGGTGCATGTCGGTGCCCGACCTGACCGGGGACGTGAAGCGGGCCAGCCGGCTGGTGGTGGAGGGACAGTTGCCGGGCAGTGGCCGGACGGTCCGGCTGTCCACCGACGGGTTCGAGGCCCGTGCCCTCCAGCACGAGATCGACCACTGTGCCGGGTTGCTCTTCCTCGACCGGGTGGCCGGCGCGCACGCGATCTACCAACGCAAGGTCTACCTGTAG
- a CDS encoding glycine cleavage system protein R, which translates to MNELAITVIGRDRPGIVADVAEVLSGLGANLTDSTMTRLRGHFAMTLICVGPAATEVEAALAPLAADGHLLATVSEVVPDGASTAPGEPYVMAVHGADRLGIVAATTRALAEVGGNVTDLSTRLSGDLYVVIAEVDLPDGAADVLRERLARTAAELGVEVTLRPADPDLL; encoded by the coding sequence ATGAACGAGCTCGCGATCACCGTCATCGGCCGGGACCGGCCGGGCATCGTGGCCGACGTCGCGGAGGTGCTCTCCGGGCTCGGCGCGAACCTCACCGACTCCACCATGACCCGGCTGCGCGGGCACTTCGCGATGACCCTGATCTGTGTCGGTCCGGCCGCCACCGAGGTCGAGGCCGCGCTCGCGCCGCTCGCCGCCGACGGCCACCTGCTGGCGACGGTGAGCGAGGTCGTGCCGGACGGCGCGAGCACCGCACCCGGCGAGCCGTACGTGATGGCGGTGCACGGCGCGGACCGGCTCGGCATCGTCGCGGCGACGACCCGGGCCCTGGCCGAGGTGGGCGGAAACGTCACCGATCTGAGCACCCGGCTCTCCGGTGACCTGTACGTGGTGATCGCGGAGGTCGACCTGCCGGACGGCGCGGCTGACGTGCTCCGGGAGCGGCTCGCCCGCACCGCCGCCGAGCTGGGTGTCGAGGTCACCCTCCGGCCGGCCGACCCGGATCTGCTGTGA
- a CDS encoding A/G-specific adenine glycosylase translates to MTEQTFAERVSRWYEENARDLPWRKPGTSPWAILVSEVMLQQTPVVRVVPAWEAWLARWPVPAALAAESPADAIRMWGRLGYPRRAVRLYECAVALVERHAGEVPERLDQLLALPGVGTYTARAVAAFAYGQRHPVVDTNVRRVVARAVAGEPDAGPTTRPSDLVATEELLPVEPAAAALASAAFMELGAVVCTARSPRCAVCPVERVCAWRAAGQQAPTGPTRRPQRYAGTDRQVRGLLLAVLREATGPVARLRLDQVWADDVQRSRALAALVTDGLVEPVGEASYRLVGDGPAHLPI, encoded by the coding sequence ATGACAGAGCAGACTTTCGCCGAGCGGGTCAGCCGCTGGTACGAGGAGAACGCCCGCGACCTGCCGTGGCGTAAACCCGGGACGAGCCCGTGGGCCATCCTGGTCAGTGAGGTCATGCTCCAGCAGACCCCGGTGGTCCGGGTGGTGCCGGCCTGGGAGGCGTGGCTGGCCCGCTGGCCGGTGCCCGCCGCACTGGCCGCGGAGAGCCCCGCCGACGCGATCCGGATGTGGGGACGGCTCGGCTACCCCCGTCGGGCGGTGCGGCTGTACGAGTGCGCGGTGGCCCTGGTGGAACGGCACGCCGGGGAGGTGCCGGAGCGGCTGGACCAGTTGCTCGCCCTGCCCGGGGTGGGCACGTACACGGCCCGGGCGGTGGCCGCGTTCGCGTACGGGCAGCGGCATCCGGTGGTCGACACGAACGTCCGCCGGGTGGTGGCCCGGGCGGTGGCCGGGGAGCCGGACGCCGGCCCGACCACCCGTCCGTCCGACCTGGTGGCGACCGAGGAACTGCTGCCGGTCGAGCCGGCTGCGGCGGCCCTGGCCAGCGCGGCCTTCATGGAACTCGGGGCGGTGGTGTGCACGGCCCGGTCGCCGCGCTGCGCGGTCTGCCCGGTGGAACGGGTGTGCGCCTGGCGGGCCGCCGGTCAGCAGGCGCCGACCGGCCCGACCCGCCGCCCACAGCGGTACGCGGGCACCGACCGTCAGGTACGCGGGCTGCTGCTGGCCGTGCTGCGGGAGGCGACCGGCCCGGTGGCCCGGCTCCGGCTGGACCAGGTCTGGGCCGACGACGTGCAGCGGTCCCGGGCCCTGGCCGCGCTGGTCACCGACGGCCTGGTGGAACCGGTCGGCGAAGCCAGCTACCGCCTGGTCGGCGACGGCCCCGCCCACCTGCCGATCTGA
- a CDS encoding ATP-dependent Clp protease ATP-binding subunit gives MFERFTDRARRVVVLAQEEARMLNHNYIGTEHILLGLIHEGEGVAAKALESLGISLEGVRQQVEEIIGQGQQAPSGHIPFTPRAKKVLELSLREALQLGHNYIGTEHILLGLIREGEGVAAQVLVKLGADLNRVRQQVIQLLSGYQGKEPAAAGTATGEAAPSTSLVLDQFGRNLTQAAREGKLDPVIGREKEIERVMQVLSRRTKNNPVLIGEPGVGKTAVVEGLSQKIIKGEVPETLKDKQLYTLDLGALVAGSRYRGDFEERLKKVLKEIRTRGDIILFIDEIHTLVGAGAAEGAIDAASILKPMLARGELQTIGATTLDEYRKHLEKDAALERRFQPIQVGEPSLAHTIEILKGLRDRYEAHHRVSITDAALVAAATLADRYISDRFLPDKAIDLIDEAGARMRIRRMTAPPDLRDFDERIAQVRRDKESAIDAQDFERAAQLRDKEKQLLGQKAQREKEWKAGDLDVVSEVDDEQIAEVLGNWTGIPVYKLTEEETSRLLRMEDELHKRVIGQEDAVKAVSKAIRRTRAGLKDPKRPSGSFIFAGPSGVGKTELSKALAEFLFGSEDALIQLDMSEFHDRYTVSRLVGAPPGYVGYDEGGQLTEKVRRRPFSVVLFDEIEKAHPDVFNTLLQILEDGRLTDGQGRIVDFKNTVIILTTNLGTRDVAKAVSLGFQASEDSESNYDRMKQKVNDELKQHFRPEFLNRIDDTIVFHQLRQNEILSIVDIMIARIETQLRNKDMGLELTDNAKKYLAKKGFDPVLGARPLRRTIQRDIEDNLSERILFNELTPGQIVVVDCEGDPEDIDKSKLVFKGADRPVDVPDAVPANLGGPAPTGADEAAA, from the coding sequence ATGTTCGAGCGGTTCACCGACCGAGCGCGACGGGTTGTCGTCCTGGCCCAGGAAGAGGCCCGGATGCTCAACCACAACTACATCGGTACGGAACACATCCTGCTGGGCCTGATCCACGAGGGTGAGGGTGTCGCGGCAAAGGCCCTGGAGAGCCTCGGCATCTCCCTCGAGGGCGTCCGTCAGCAGGTCGAGGAGATCATCGGCCAGGGTCAGCAGGCGCCGAGCGGGCACATCCCGTTCACGCCGCGGGCCAAGAAGGTGCTGGAGCTGTCGCTGCGCGAAGCGCTCCAGCTCGGCCACAACTACATCGGCACCGAGCACATCCTGCTCGGCCTGATCCGCGAGGGCGAGGGCGTCGCCGCCCAGGTGCTGGTCAAGCTCGGCGCCGACCTCAACCGGGTCCGCCAGCAGGTGATCCAGCTCCTCTCGGGGTACCAGGGCAAGGAGCCGGCCGCCGCGGGCACCGCCACCGGCGAGGCCGCGCCGTCGACCAGCCTCGTGCTGGACCAGTTCGGCCGCAACCTGACCCAGGCCGCCCGCGAGGGCAAGCTCGACCCGGTGATCGGGCGCGAGAAGGAAATCGAGCGGGTCATGCAGGTGCTCTCCCGCCGGACCAAGAACAACCCGGTCCTGATCGGTGAGCCCGGCGTCGGCAAGACCGCCGTGGTGGAGGGGCTGTCCCAGAAGATCATCAAGGGCGAGGTGCCCGAGACGCTGAAGGACAAGCAGCTCTACACCCTCGACCTGGGTGCCCTGGTGGCCGGCTCGCGGTACCGCGGTGACTTCGAGGAGCGCCTGAAGAAGGTGCTCAAGGAGATCCGCACCCGGGGCGACATCATCCTCTTCATCGACGAGATCCACACCCTGGTGGGCGCGGGCGCCGCCGAGGGCGCGATCGACGCCGCCAGCATCCTCAAGCCGATGCTGGCCCGCGGCGAGCTGCAGACCATCGGCGCGACCACCCTCGACGAGTACCGCAAGCACCTGGAGAAGGACGCCGCGCTCGAGCGCCGGTTCCAGCCGATCCAGGTGGGTGAGCCCTCGCTGGCGCACACCATCGAGATCCTCAAGGGGCTGCGCGACCGGTACGAGGCGCACCACCGGGTGAGCATCACCGACGCCGCCCTGGTGGCCGCCGCCACGCTCGCCGACCGGTACATCTCCGACCGCTTCCTGCCGGACAAGGCGATCGACCTGATCGACGAGGCCGGGGCCCGGATGCGGATCCGCCGGATGACCGCGCCGCCGGACCTGCGCGACTTCGACGAGCGGATCGCCCAGGTCCGCCGGGACAAGGAGTCCGCGATCGACGCGCAGGACTTCGAGCGGGCCGCCCAGCTGCGCGACAAGGAGAAGCAGCTCCTCGGCCAGAAGGCCCAGCGGGAGAAGGAGTGGAAGGCCGGTGACCTGGACGTCGTCAGCGAGGTCGACGACGAGCAGATCGCCGAGGTGCTCGGCAACTGGACCGGCATCCCGGTCTACAAGCTGACCGAGGAGGAGACCTCGCGCCTGCTGCGCATGGAGGACGAGCTGCACAAGCGCGTCATCGGCCAGGAGGACGCGGTCAAGGCGGTCTCGAAGGCGATCCGGCGGACCCGGGCCGGCCTGAAGGACCCGAAGCGCCCCTCCGGCTCGTTCATCTTCGCCGGCCCGTCCGGTGTCGGTAAGACCGAGCTGTCCAAGGCGCTGGCCGAGTTCCTCTTCGGCAGCGAGGACGCGCTGATCCAGCTCGACATGTCCGAGTTCCACGACCGGTACACCGTCTCCCGGCTGGTGGGTGCCCCTCCCGGCTACGTCGGCTACGACGAGGGCGGGCAGCTCACCGAGAAGGTGCGGCGTCGGCCGTTCTCGGTGGTCCTCTTCGACGAGATCGAGAAGGCCCACCCGGACGTGTTCAACACGCTGCTCCAGATCCTGGAGGACGGTCGGCTCACCGACGGTCAGGGCCGGATCGTGGACTTCAAGAACACGGTCATCATCCTGACCACCAACCTCGGTACCCGGGACGTGGCCAAGGCGGTGTCGCTGGGCTTCCAGGCGTCGGAGGACTCCGAGTCCAACTACGACCGGATGAAGCAGAAGGTCAACGACGAGCTGAAGCAGCACTTCCGGCCCGAGTTCCTCAACCGGATCGACGACACCATCGTCTTCCACCAGCTCCGCCAGAACGAGATCCTCTCGATCGTGGACATCATGATCGCCCGGATCGAGACCCAGCTGCGGAACAAGGACATGGGTCTGGAGCTGACCGACAACGCCAAGAAGTACCTGGCGAAGAAGGGCTTCGACCCGGTGCTCGGGGCGCGTCCGCTGCGTCGCACGATCCAGCGCGACATCGAGGACAACCTCTCCGAGCGGATCCTGTTCAACGAGCTGACCCCGGGTCAGATCGTGGTGGTGGACTGCGAGGGCGACCCGGAGGACATCGACAAGTCCAAGCTCGTGTTCAAGGGCGCGGACCGACCGGTGGACGTGCCGGACGCCGTGCCGGCCAACCTCGGCGGCCCCGCCCCCACCGGCGCGGACGAGGCGGCTGCCTGA
- a CDS encoding histone-like nucleoid-structuring protein Lsr2, whose product MAKQIIHKLVDDLDGGDADETVKFALDGVQYEIDLSNKNAEKLRDLFAPYVAAGSKVGRGGVVVGGRAARGRGGATADRAQNKAIRDWAKGQGREISDRGRIPQEIVDEFHAKAGH is encoded by the coding sequence GTGGCCAAGCAGATCATTCACAAGCTGGTCGATGACCTGGACGGCGGAGACGCCGACGAGACCGTCAAGTTCGCGCTCGACGGCGTTCAGTACGAGATCGACCTCTCCAACAAGAACGCCGAGAAATTGCGGGACCTTTTCGCCCCGTACGTCGCGGCCGGCTCGAAGGTCGGTCGAGGCGGGGTGGTGGTCGGTGGTCGGGCCGCGCGCGGCCGGGGGGGCGCTACCGCGGACCGGGCCCAGAACAAGGCGATCCGGGACTGGGCGAAGGGTCAGGGCCGGGAGATCTCCGACCGGGGGCGTATCCCGCAGGAGATCGTCGACGAGTTCCACGCGAAGGCCGGCCACTGA
- the lysS gene encoding lysine--tRNA ligase produces MTEQNTVPMDPADDLPEQMKVRREKRDRLLADGMEPYPVGYPRTTTLAAVRERYAELPTDTATGDTVSVTGRVIFVRNTGKLCFATLRDGDGTELQAMLSLDRVGADRLEDWKRLVDLGDHVGVTGEVITSRRGELSVLVESWAVTAKALRPLPVAHKPLSEEARVRQRYVDLVVRPQARQMVRTRAAAVRSLRDNLHGRDFVEVETPMLQLLHGGAAARPFVTHSNALSTDLYLRIAPELFLKRAVVGGVDRVFEINRNFRNEGIDSSHSPEFAMLEAYEAYGDYDTMAELTRNLVQGAAVAVAGSTTVTHADGREFDLGGQWRSVSLFGVLSEALGEEVTVRTDRARLVEYAEKVGLSVDPKWGPGKLAEELFEELVVPGLQEPTFVRDYPEETSPLTRAHRSEPGLAEKWDLYVLGFELATAYSELVDPVVQRERLTAQAALAARGDDEAMRLDEDFLRAMEYGMPPAGGMGMGIDRLLMALTGLGIRETILFPLVRPE; encoded by the coding sequence GTGACCGAGCAGAACACCGTGCCGATGGATCCCGCCGACGACCTTCCCGAGCAGATGAAGGTCCGCCGGGAGAAGCGTGACCGGCTGCTCGCCGACGGGATGGAGCCGTACCCGGTGGGTTACCCCCGGACCACCACCCTGGCCGCCGTCCGGGAGCGGTACGCGGAGCTGCCGACCGACACCGCGACCGGGGACACCGTCTCGGTCACCGGCCGGGTGATCTTCGTCCGGAACACCGGCAAGCTCTGCTTCGCCACCCTGCGTGACGGTGACGGTACCGAACTTCAGGCCATGCTCTCGCTGGACCGGGTCGGCGCGGACCGGCTGGAGGACTGGAAGCGCCTGGTCGACCTGGGGGACCACGTGGGGGTCACCGGTGAGGTGATCACCAGCCGGCGCGGCGAGCTGTCCGTGCTGGTCGAGAGCTGGGCGGTCACCGCCAAGGCGCTGCGCCCGCTGCCGGTCGCGCACAAGCCGCTCAGCGAGGAGGCCCGGGTCCGGCAGCGGTACGTCGACCTGGTCGTCCGACCGCAGGCGCGGCAGATGGTACGCACCCGGGCGGCGGCCGTGCGCAGCCTCCGGGACAACCTGCACGGGCGGGACTTCGTGGAGGTGGAGACCCCGATGCTCCAGCTCCTGCACGGGGGCGCGGCGGCCCGACCATTCGTGACGCACAGCAATGCGTTGAGCACCGATCTCTATCTGCGAATCGCCCCGGAACTGTTTCTCAAGCGGGCGGTGGTCGGTGGCGTCGACCGGGTGTTCGAGATCAACCGCAACTTCCGTAATGAGGGCATCGACTCTTCGCACTCGCCCGAGTTCGCCATGCTCGAGGCGTACGAGGCGTACGGCGACTACGACACCATGGCCGAGCTGACCCGGAATCTGGTGCAGGGGGCGGCGGTCGCGGTCGCCGGCTCGACCACGGTGACGCATGCCGACGGCCGGGAGTTCGACCTGGGCGGCCAGTGGCGCTCGGTCTCGCTGTTCGGAGTTCTTTCCGAAGCGCTCGGTGAGGAGGTCACCGTCCGTACCGACCGGGCCCGGCTGGTGGAGTACGCGGAGAAGGTCGGTCTCTCCGTGGATCCGAAGTGGGGGCCGGGCAAGCTGGCCGAGGAACTCTTCGAGGAACTGGTGGTGCCGGGCCTGCAGGAGCCGACCTTCGTGCGCGACTACCCGGAGGAGACCAGCCCGCTCACCCGGGCCCACCGGTCCGAGCCCGGCCTGGCCGAGAAGTGGGACCTGTACGTGCTCGGCTTCGAGCTGGCCACGGCGTACTCCGAGCTGGTGGACCCGGTGGTGCAGCGGGAGCGGCTGACGGCCCAGGCGGCGCTGGCCGCCCGCGGTGACGACGAGGCGATGCGGCTCGACGAGGACTTTCTCCGGGCCATGGAGTACGGAATGCCGCCGGCCGGGGGTATGGGAATGGGAATCGACCGGCTCTTGATGGCCCTGACCGGCCTGGGAATTCGGGAAACGATCCTGTTTCCCTTGGTCCGCCCGGAGTAG
- a CDS encoding type III pantothenate kinase: MLLCIDIGNTNTVLATFDGDKLVHSWRVKTDARSTADELGLMFRGLLAGDAVEITGVAACSTVPAALRSLRTMLARYYGDLPSVIVEPGVRTGVQLAIDNPKEVGADRVVNTLAAHTLYGGPSIVVDFGTTTNFDVISSRGEFLGGAFAPGIEISFDALAARAAQLRKVEAAKPRSVIGKNTVECLQSGLYFGFAGQVDRIVERMIEELGEVRAVIATGGLAALVINECRTITHHEPMITLIGLRLVYDRNL; this comes from the coding sequence GTGCTGCTCTGCATCGACATCGGAAACACCAACACCGTGCTGGCGACCTTCGACGGCGACAAGCTGGTGCACTCCTGGCGGGTCAAGACCGACGCCCGCTCGACCGCCGACGAGTTGGGCCTGATGTTCCGGGGGCTGCTCGCCGGCGACGCGGTGGAGATCACCGGGGTGGCCGCCTGTTCCACCGTGCCGGCCGCGCTGCGCTCGCTGCGTACCATGCTGGCCCGCTACTACGGTGACCTGCCCAGCGTGATCGTCGAGCCGGGGGTACGGACCGGCGTGCAGTTGGCGATCGACAACCCGAAGGAGGTCGGCGCGGACCGGGTGGTGAACACGCTGGCCGCGCACACCCTGTACGGCGGCCCGTCGATCGTGGTCGACTTCGGCACCACCACCAACTTCGACGTGATCAGCTCCCGGGGCGAGTTCCTCGGTGGGGCGTTCGCGCCGGGCATCGAGATCTCCTTCGACGCGCTGGCCGCCCGCGCCGCCCAGCTCCGCAAGGTCGAGGCGGCCAAGCCCCGGTCGGTGATCGGCAAGAACACCGTGGAGTGCCTCCAGTCCGGCCTGTACTTCGGCTTCGCCGGGCAGGTGGACCGGATCGTGGAGCGGATGATCGAGGAGTTGGGCGAGGTGAGGGCGGTGATCGCCACCGGGGGCCTGGCCGCCCTGGTGATCAACGAGTGCCGGACCATCACCCACCACGAGCCGATGATCACCCTGATCGGCCTGCGCCTGGTCTACGACCGCAATCTCTGA
- the nadC gene encoding carboxylating nicotinate-nucleotide diphosphorylase translates to MLREAGLDPAEVRRIIETALREDLGPEFRDVTSVATIPAGQTDTADVVARADGVVAGLAVAAAVFELVGVLTGDGRTVEVSLVAVDGARVARGEVLATVTGPTRLLLTAERTALNLLSRMSGVATHTRAWADELAGTKAMVLDTRKTTPGLRILEKYAVRAGGGTNKRMGLYDVAMIKDNHKFAAGGIAAAYRRVREAFPEVAVQVEVDTLAEAEEAVAAGADFLLLDNMTPATLTEVVAAVGDRAELEATGGLTLDVAAEYASTGVDYLSVGALTHSSPILDVALDLRTR, encoded by the coding sequence ATGCTGCGGGAGGCCGGTCTCGACCCGGCCGAGGTCCGGCGGATCATCGAGACCGCGCTGCGGGAGGACCTCGGGCCGGAGTTCCGGGACGTCACCAGCGTCGCCACCATCCCGGCCGGGCAGACCGACACCGCTGACGTGGTGGCCCGGGCGGACGGGGTGGTGGCCGGGCTGGCCGTCGCCGCCGCGGTGTTCGAGCTGGTCGGCGTGCTGACCGGCGACGGCCGTACGGTCGAGGTGTCGCTGGTCGCGGTGGACGGCGCGCGGGTGGCCCGGGGTGAGGTGCTGGCGACGGTGACCGGCCCGACCCGGCTGCTGCTGACCGCCGAGCGGACGGCGCTGAACCTGCTCAGCCGGATGTCCGGGGTGGCGACCCACACCCGGGCCTGGGCGGACGAGCTGGCCGGCACGAAGGCGATGGTGTTGGACACCCGCAAGACCACGCCCGGCCTGCGGATCCTGGAGAAGTACGCGGTCCGGGCCGGGGGCGGCACCAACAAGCGGATGGGCCTGTACGACGTCGCCATGATCAAGGACAACCACAAGTTCGCGGCCGGCGGGATCGCCGCCGCCTACCGCCGGGTCCGGGAGGCGTTCCCCGAGGTGGCGGTACAGGTGGAGGTGGACACCCTGGCCGAGGCGGAGGAGGCGGTGGCGGCCGGCGCGGACTTCCTGCTGCTGGACAACATGACCCCGGCGACGCTGACCGAGGTGGTGGCCGCGGTGGGGGACCGGGCCGAGCTGGAGGCGACCGGCGGGCTGACCCTGGACGTGGCGGCCGAGTACGCGTCGACCGGCGTCGACTACCTGTCGGTGGGCGCGTTGACCCACTCCTCGCCGATCCTGGACGTCGCACTCGACCTGCGTACCCGTTGA
- a CDS encoding L-aspartate oxidase, with product MELSTVELPRLPDLLAAPAPGWVETTDVIVVGSGVAGLTAALHLREAGLHVTVVTKVNIDEGSTRWAQGGIAAVLDPADTPAAHAYDTEVAGVGLCDPAAVRVLVEEGPARLRELMRIGAEFDRHPDGSLMLTREGGHRADRIVHAGGDATGAEVQRALHAAVRRDPWIRLVEHALVLDLLRAPGDGPGGLGPACGITLHVLGEGSEDGVGALLARAVVLATGGMGQIFSATTNPAVSTGDGVALAMRAGAAVTDVEFVQFHPTALIVPEPARVPGAGHAQQPLVSEALRGEGAYLVDGDGKRFMVGQHELAELAPRDVVAKGIHRVLLATGADHVFLDARHLGGEHLARRFPTIVASCLAIGVDPATDLIPVAPAAHYASGGVRTDLRGQTSIPGLYACGEVACTGVHGANRLASNSLLEGLVFSRRIAEDIARGLPGQAQPAPTGAWVGGGGWVLPPEATPVLQRAMTRGAGVLRSAATLADTARILSELGTGRGLPRTASWEATNLLTVASTLVAAGYARRETRGCHWREDFPTADEAWRGHLVGAVGPDGRLTQRWTVPA from the coding sequence ATGGAGCTGTCGACCGTCGAGCTGCCCCGACTCCCCGACCTGCTGGCCGCCCCCGCGCCCGGTTGGGTGGAGACCACCGACGTGATCGTGGTCGGGTCCGGGGTCGCCGGCCTGACCGCCGCCCTGCATCTGCGTGAGGCGGGGCTGCACGTCACCGTGGTCACCAAGGTCAACATCGACGAGGGTTCGACCCGCTGGGCGCAGGGCGGCATCGCCGCGGTCCTCGACCCGGCGGACACCCCGGCCGCGCACGCGTACGACACCGAGGTGGCCGGGGTGGGTCTCTGCGACCCGGCGGCGGTGCGGGTGCTGGTCGAGGAGGGGCCGGCCCGGCTGCGCGAGCTGATGCGGATCGGGGCCGAGTTCGACCGGCACCCGGACGGCTCGCTGATGCTCACCCGGGAGGGCGGGCACCGGGCGGACCGGATCGTGCACGCCGGCGGGGACGCCACCGGCGCGGAGGTGCAGCGTGCCCTGCACGCCGCGGTCCGCCGCGACCCGTGGATCCGGCTGGTCGAGCACGCCCTGGTGCTGGACCTGCTCCGCGCTCCCGGGGACGGCCCCGGCGGCCTCGGCCCGGCCTGCGGCATCACCCTGCACGTGCTCGGCGAGGGCAGCGAGGACGGGGTGGGTGCGCTGCTGGCCCGCGCGGTCGTGCTGGCCACCGGCGGGATGGGGCAGATCTTCTCGGCGACCACCAACCCGGCCGTCTCGACCGGCGACGGGGTGGCGCTGGCGATGCGGGCCGGCGCGGCCGTCACCGACGTGGAGTTCGTCCAGTTCCACCCGACCGCGTTGATCGTGCCGGAGCCCGCCCGGGTTCCCGGTGCCGGCCACGCCCAGCAGCCGCTGGTCTCCGAGGCGCTGCGCGGCGAGGGCGCGTACCTGGTGGACGGCGACGGCAAGCGGTTCATGGTCGGGCAGCACGAGCTGGCCGAGCTGGCCCCCCGGGACGTGGTCGCCAAGGGCATCCACCGGGTGCTGCTGGCCACCGGCGCGGACCACGTCTTCCTCGACGCCCGGCATCTGGGCGGCGAGCACCTGGCCCGGCGCTTCCCGACCATCGTGGCGTCCTGCCTGGCGATCGGGGTGGACCCGGCGACCGACCTGATCCCGGTCGCCCCGGCCGCCCACTACGCCTCCGGCGGGGTCCGTACCGACCTGCGCGGCCAGACCTCCATCCCCGGCCTGTACGCCTGCGGCGAGGTGGCCTGCACCGGCGTGCACGGCGCCAACCGGCTCGCCTCCAACTCGCTGCTGGAGGGGCTGGTGTTCTCCCGCCGGATCGCCGAGGACATCGCCCGGGGCCTGCCCGGACAGGCGCAGCCCGCGCCGACCGGCGCGTGGGTCGGTGGGGGCGGCTGGGTGCTGCCGCCGGAGGCGACGCCGGTGCTGCAACGGGCGATGACCCGGGGCGCGGGGGTGCTCCGGTCGGCGGCGACGCTGGCCGACACCGCCCGGATCCTGAGCGAGCTGGGCACCGGGCGGGGGCTGCCCCGGACGGCGAGCTGGGAGGCGACGAACCTGCTGACCGTGGCGTCGACGCTGGTCGCCGCCGGGTACGCCCGCCGGGAGACCCGGGGCTGCCACTGGCGGGAGGACTTCCCGACGGCCGACGAGGCGTGGCGCGGCCACCTGGTCGGTGCGGTCGGGCCGGACGGCCGGCTGACGCAGCGGTGGACGGTGCCGGCGTGA
- a CDS encoding septum formation family protein — protein sequence MRRASRSLAAVAVALLALTGCAGSDGFDGDLTDDWKPMAAPGPFVPPAGVCQVADFTDRLALTAFAPVDCAVPHRLETAHVGTFPATVTAPPAIDSAAMRAAFADCDTRASAYVGDEWRAGRLRLGVALPSTVGWASGARWYRCDLTELDTVESAARTVLRTGSLRDALKGPSPLRLGCQDARTGRQLGVQRLTPVDCARAHNAEFVGVWKAPDRPYPAKAADWAPVYTGCRSVLARYAGLPVDDDLRFRADVVVRPPGPARWKVGDRGVRCHLWLSDRTVTRSLKGAGPTALPVRAR from the coding sequence ATGCGCCGTGCGAGCAGGAGCCTGGCGGCGGTGGCGGTGGCCCTGCTGGCCCTGACCGGCTGCGCCGGCTCCGACGGGTTCGACGGCGACCTGACCGACGACTGGAAGCCGATGGCGGCACCGGGGCCGTTCGTCCCGCCCGCCGGGGTCTGCCAGGTGGCCGACTTCACCGACCGGCTCGCCCTGACCGCCTTCGCGCCGGTGGACTGCGCCGTCCCGCACCGGCTCGAGACGGCCCACGTGGGTACGTTCCCCGCCACGGTCACCGCGCCACCGGCCATCGACTCGGCGGCGATGCGGGCCGCCTTCGCCGACTGCGACACCCGGGCGTCGGCGTACGTGGGGGACGAGTGGCGGGCCGGCCGGCTGCGCCTCGGGGTGGCGCTGCCGTCGACGGTGGGCTGGGCGTCCGGGGCCCGCTGGTACCGCTGCGACCTGACCGAGCTGGACACCGTCGAGTCGGCGGCCCGTACGGTGCTGCGGACCGGCAGCCTGCGGGACGCGCTGAAGGGGCCGTCACCGCTGCGGCTGGGCTGCCAGGACGCGCGTACCGGCCGGCAACTGGGCGTGCAACGGCTCACCCCGGTCGACTGTGCCAGGGCGCACAACGCCGAGTTCGTCGGGGTGTGGAAGGCCCCGGACCGGCCGTACCCGGCCAAGGCCGCCGACTGGGCCCCGGTCTACACCGGCTGCCGGTCGGTCCTGGCCCGGTACGCCGGCCTGCCGGTCGACGACGACCTGCGGTTCCGCGCCGACGTGGTGGTCCGCCCACCCGGTCCGGCCCGCTGGAAGGTGGGCGACCGGGGGGTCCGCTGCCACCTCTGGCTCAGCGACCGTACGGTGACCCGCTCGCTCAAGGGCGCCGGCCCGACCGCCCTCCCGGTCCGCGCCCGCTGA